The Ancylobacter sp. WKF20 genome contains a region encoding:
- a CDS encoding autotransporter-associated beta strand repeat-containing protein: MRTSALVPLLAVSLLAHPALASGSGGEGAGGSGATAGTRGFDNYQAGGTGGAGGAGGGNGSGGGGGAGATGGAGGSGAGTGGDGGAGGSHTYVGDGSGVATSLTGGNGSDGTAGSFGGGGGAGAAAALILGNNAGLLDWSAATFTLTGGAGGAGGAGSTADVAGGGGSGGVGLYFGQDITFTSSVNLVITGGAGGSGANGGIGGSGIEFATGTTATATINGAVFGGQGGASLKTNSNAGPGGTAILGATLDLTLNAFVTGGAGADATALSQGADGGRGIEANILTGTITIDGAVTGGNGGSNAAGPSGSGGYGMFIGESGNIVVNGTVTGGNSGDASTTSYSLGGYGILANNLVMTIQAGATVKGGDAGTATNGASMGGGAGLVLGGGVSDITVLSGQILGGNGTGTAGLGGRGLEGYFYDPVNSTTITLDVAATIAGGLDGNGVRADAIYLENGDNTPTTNTLVLLGSGGSSGSTYATITGNVVATTANQTVNTLRWGGAGGVFDLGQIDLGGSVTSTYSYSGFTEFAVDTTGTWILTNGPGVTGSSPQTNWTVKSGTLQLGSASTLGTIPGAVTVESGGILATPTNSSHTATVGGTITVNSGGQLSVAQTTSSFALSGQSDLVLNTGSTLNLTLGSSTGLPELIALQNGSVTLNGTLNIINGGGMDAGAYVIVSYANSLLGSGLTIGAAPSEFQYSIDTNTFPGQVFLIVTGNALTEIYWNGTTTTGSSGPIVGGDGTWTAAASGVTNWTNSSGTTRVVSDPTLTAIFAGTAGTVTVDATSGAVSAKGLKFETSGYTIAGDALTLLNGSTTPQVNVVGSSTTATISAPLAGSNGLEKIGDGALVLSGANTYTGDTTLTAGTLTVSGAGTLGTGSYAGALSLASGTTFDYGSSAAQTLSGNITGAGGLTVSGTGTLTLSGTNTYSGGTSITGGTLVASGGSAIGDSSAVTVATGGTLSVTGNETIGSLAGAGAVSLASSQTLTAGGNNNSTTFSGILSGDGAFSKAGSGTLTLSGANTFTGALNLQSGTLLVNTTGSIASASSVNLSAGTQLTFSGSGSKSIKVLNDGVGGTGTAFLQLGATQLTIGLGDGSGTFSGSITGSGTLTKVGTGTLTLAGTNSSTGTYRVSGGSLTVSGGAAIADTALVTVDSGATLTLAASETIGSLSGAGSVIATGGSRVLTAGGNNTSTTFSGTLSAPGQGDSLGLTKAGTGTFTLTGDSSYSGGTTISGGTLQLGNGGTTGSISGNITNNAALIFNRSDDISYSGTISGTGTLQKAGAGTLTFAGTNSSTGLTTVSAGTLALTGGMAGNVTVSSGATFVGTSTGLVAGTLTIESGGTLAATSGNLFTVGGLSLASGSTIDFTAGTPPTTAAVSVTGNLVLGGTLDVSAGTGFASGTYRVITYGGTLTNNGLTLGTTSSDSLYYLDTATSGQVNLAVAVGQWWNGSVTTAGGSSVAGGNGTWDVAAATTNWTNAAGSSADAWGQVGLALFAGTAGTVTVSGATAPQVAGIQFLTDGYTVTGGQITVTAFAPGTVPAILVGTGLTATIGSDLSGSDGLEKTGAGTLILTGAAGITGGTTISDGTLQIGNGGATGSLSGNITNNAALIFNRSDDLSYSGTITGTGSMEKAGAGTLTFTGTNSSTGPTTVTAGTLSLTGVVSGDITVNAGATFASTSSGIVSGTLTVADGATLTGASGNLFTAGALTLGATSTFAFTAGAPTTTAAVGLGGSLTLDGVLDITAGAGFATGTYRLINYGSTLTDNGLEVGTAPAHSLYAVDTSTSGQVNLVVAAGQWWNGSTTTSGGSAVVGGSGTWDVAAATTNWTNEAGSSADAWGQGGLAVFAGTGGMVIVSGSSSPQVAGLEFLVNGYEVTGSSIELAAFAAGAVPSILVESGLSATISSTLAGNAGLNKTGAGTLIVTAPGTYTGGTTISAGTLQIGDGGVSGSIGGDIANNGTLVINRSDSVTLSGVLSGSGALTQAGSGTVILSGDNTYTGATTVSTGTLQIGDGGTTGSIAGAIANSGTVAFNRSDDVVAAGAITGSGSLVQQGSGKLTLTGANSAAGGTTVSAGTLEILSGVSLASNITVASGATLQGETSGTAGAAVNGTVSVQDGGTIRAAPTSTPGLYGLSMTALTLSDSANVDVVLGANTGVGVLQATSLTLDGVLNISNTGAIALGVYRLIDYTTMVADNGLELGSTPSNYAYSISVVPNHVNLNVLDGDLLYWNGTTTTPDGTIHGGSGTWSSSLAATNWLTSPLNQSVAWNSEFAAFAGTAGQVTVSGTVSATGMQFMVDGYSLTSGTITLAAASGQTQIRVGDGSADGASYVATIGSVLEGTTGLEKTDLGTLVLTATNTYTGDTTVSAGTLQIGDGGSTGSILGDVAVASGATLAFNRTDSLTFSGVISGDGDLTQAGSGTLILTGTSSFTGTTTIAAGTLQLGDGGTSGALAGPILNNAALVFDRSDNLTYADAISGTGTLTKQGAGTLTLTGTNSFTGATTVSAGTLAISGGASLADGARLTVGAGATLSLDDADETVGSLAGAGTVALGSHTLTAGGDGTSSSFSGTLSGTGGLTKTGAGTLTLSGTNTSTGTTTVSAGTLVAQGNAALADFSAISVASGATLDLQMTGTKELGAISGGGTVQMNAATLSVGADNSSGTFSGILSGTGGLTKVGSGTLTLSGENTYTGTTTLSGGTVALTGSVAGDVSVGDGASLSGTGSVAQTVHLLYGGTLEGGQPTGLTMGGLDMQSGSNLNVTLGAPSGSGVFTVNGNVTLDGTLNVTQAPSFGAGIYRLASYTGSLTDNGLDVASLSDGLLGGVQTSVAGQVNLVVETTGSPTLFWNGPYTTATQTVEGGTGTWTAASQTNWTNASGTIAQDWNGNFAVFQGISGTVTVDASNGAVTASGMQFVDSGYLVTGAAITLTGTGRATIRVGDGTEAGAATEATIESVLAGSAGFEKTDLGTLILSGANTYTGGTTISGGTLQIGAGGASGAILGDVVNNAALVFNRSDTTSFDGVISGTGSVTQLGSGELALTGVNTYSGGTTVGAGTLRIASGQALGTGAVTIDRGATLRASGSFTLANNVLLADVVSAPSDAAIAVDAAETLILSGVISGGGNLDKTGTGTLILTGTNTYTGTTSITAGTLQIGDGGTTGSIIGNIVNDGILVFNRSDSYAFTGSITGSGAVIFAGGTVEFSAPYTGAVAVDGSTVELSSGTTTTSPFTVNSGGVLSGTATIGGLTVNSGGTAAPGYSPGTLTVNGTVAFNAGSVYAVDLTPEGAHDLIVATGDVTVSSGASVVVNATEGSYARSGQVTILSTAGTLTGTFGSVTSNYAFLTPSLTYDAQNVYLSFVYNGMQLVDYAQTANEINVAVAAQQLSDTNPVLEALYGLTDSQVAPALNQLSGEIYPSVSTVIQQESIYLRDAVGARLRQSATDDETGALSYAAKAAGPATAALGKDLTPILWAQGYGAWGDAYGDGNASTISSSMGGFLAGVDADIGGNVRAGIVAGFSETQFDVDAASSFGSMDSYDVGVYLGGQFGALGLRGGASYSWHDIDVTRTVAFTGFSGTESGSYTLGTTQVFGEASYRLAFGAYEFEPFAGLAYVNVSSGSTNESGTNGAGLAINVESMSTLYTTLGARVATSFLMGGRALTPSVTLGWQHAFGDTTPTANMRFLDGATLFTTQGVPLAEDTFVVGAGIAYALSDLASIQVNYSGQLASQASQNAFWAQFSLRF, encoded by the coding sequence ATGCGCACGTCCGCCCTCGTGCCACTCCTCGCCGTGTCGCTGTTGGCTCATCCGGCGCTCGCTAGCGGTAGCGGTGGCGAAGGTGCAGGGGGCAGCGGCGCAACGGCCGGCACGAGAGGCTTCGACAATTATCAGGCCGGTGGAACCGGCGGAGCTGGCGGCGCGGGCGGCGGAAATGGCAGCGGCGGTGGCGGCGGTGCCGGCGCTACCGGCGGGGCGGGCGGGTCAGGCGCCGGCACCGGTGGCGATGGCGGCGCCGGCGGCAGCCATACCTATGTCGGTGACGGCAGCGGCGTCGCGACGAGTCTAACCGGCGGCAATGGTAGCGACGGGACCGCGGGATCCTTTGGCGGGGGTGGCGGCGCCGGCGCTGCCGCAGCCCTCATTCTCGGCAACAACGCGGGCTTACTCGACTGGTCCGCGGCAACCTTCACACTCACGGGTGGCGCGGGTGGCGCGGGTGGCGCAGGTTCCACCGCGGATGTCGCGGGCGGAGGCGGCTCAGGAGGTGTCGGCCTTTATTTCGGTCAGGACATCACCTTCACCTCTTCAGTCAATCTGGTCATCACAGGCGGAGCCGGCGGAAGTGGCGCGAACGGCGGAATCGGCGGCTCCGGCATCGAGTTCGCGACCGGAACCACCGCGACGGCCACCATCAATGGAGCCGTCTTTGGTGGTCAGGGTGGAGCGTCATTAAAGACCAACAGCAATGCCGGTCCCGGTGGCACAGCGATTCTGGGCGCTACCCTGGACCTGACCCTCAATGCCTTTGTGACCGGCGGCGCCGGAGCCGATGCGACGGCATTGTCCCAGGGCGCCGACGGTGGCCGCGGCATTGAAGCCAACATCTTGACCGGCACAATTACAATTGATGGGGCCGTCACGGGCGGCAACGGAGGCAGCAACGCGGCAGGACCGAGCGGCTCGGGCGGCTACGGTATGTTCATCGGCGAATCCGGCAATATTGTTGTCAACGGCACTGTGACAGGCGGCAATTCGGGCGATGCCTCGACCACGAGCTATTCCTTGGGCGGCTACGGCATTCTCGCCAACAACCTTGTCATGACCATCCAGGCCGGCGCCACCGTCAAGGGCGGCGATGCAGGGACCGCTACCAACGGTGCCAGCATGGGCGGCGGCGCCGGCCTCGTGCTGGGTGGCGGTGTCTCGGACATCACCGTCCTCTCCGGGCAAATCCTCGGCGGGAACGGTACTGGCACGGCCGGCCTCGGCGGCAGGGGGCTGGAGGGCTATTTCTACGACCCCGTCAACTCCACGACCATCACTCTCGATGTCGCAGCGACGATTGCCGGCGGCCTCGATGGCAATGGCGTGCGTGCCGACGCCATCTACCTCGAAAACGGTGACAACACTCCAACCACGAACACGCTGGTCCTGCTCGGGAGCGGGGGCTCGTCGGGCTCCACCTACGCGACCATCACCGGAAATGTGGTGGCAACAACCGCAAATCAGACCGTCAACACGCTGAGATGGGGCGGCGCGGGCGGCGTCTTCGACCTCGGCCAGATCGATCTGGGCGGTAGCGTCACATCCACCTACTCCTACTCCGGCTTCACCGAATTTGCGGTGGACACGACCGGCACCTGGATCCTGACCAACGGGCCTGGAGTCACCGGCTCCTCGCCCCAGACGAACTGGACGGTCAAGAGCGGCACTCTCCAACTCGGCAGTGCCAGCACTCTTGGCACGATTCCGGGCGCCGTCACGGTGGAGAGCGGTGGCATCCTGGCGACCCCGACCAACAGCTCGCACACGGCAACCGTGGGGGGCACGATCACGGTCAATAGTGGTGGCCAGCTTTCGGTTGCTCAGACCACCAGCTCCTTCGCCCTTTCCGGACAGTCTGATCTGGTGCTGAACACGGGCAGCACGCTGAACCTGACCCTCGGCTCGTCGACGGGACTGCCGGAACTCATCGCGCTGCAGAACGGGTCTGTGACCCTCAACGGCACGCTGAACATCATAAATGGCGGCGGCATGGATGCCGGCGCCTATGTGATTGTCAGCTATGCCAACAGTCTGCTGGGCAGCGGCCTCACCATCGGCGCCGCGCCGAGCGAATTCCAGTACTCGATCGACACCAACACCTTCCCCGGGCAGGTGTTTCTGATCGTCACGGGCAATGCACTAACCGAGATCTACTGGAACGGCACCACCACCACAGGCAGTTCCGGCCCGATCGTCGGCGGCGACGGCACTTGGACGGCGGCGGCGAGCGGCGTCACCAACTGGACGAACTCATCCGGCACGACGCGTGTGGTGTCCGACCCCACCCTCACCGCCATCTTCGCCGGCACGGCGGGGACGGTGACGGTGGACGCCACGTCCGGCGCGGTCTCCGCCAAGGGGCTGAAGTTCGAGACATCGGGCTATACGATTGCCGGTGATGCGCTCACCCTCCTGAACGGCTCCACCACGCCGCAGGTCAATGTGGTCGGCTCGAGCACCACGGCTACCATCTCCGCCCCGCTGGCGGGTTCCAATGGTCTGGAGAAGATCGGCGACGGCGCGCTGGTTCTGTCCGGAGCCAACACCTATACGGGCGACACCACCCTCACGGCGGGAACGCTGACGGTTTCCGGCGCGGGCACCCTCGGCACGGGCAGCTATGCCGGTGCCCTCTCCCTCGCCTCGGGCACCACGTTCGATTACGGCTCCTCCGCCGCGCAGACGCTCTCCGGCAACATCACCGGCGCGGGCGGGCTCACCGTGTCCGGAACCGGCACGCTGACGCTCTCCGGCACCAACACCTATAGCGGCGGGACCAGCATCACGGGCGGCACGCTCGTGGCCTCGGGCGGCTCTGCCATCGGTGATTCCAGCGCGGTCACGGTGGCGACCGGGGGCACGCTGTCGGTCACGGGCAATGAGACCATCGGCTCGCTGGCGGGAGCCGGTGCCGTGTCCTTGGCGTCAAGCCAGACGCTCACGGCAGGTGGCAACAACAACTCCACCACGTTCTCCGGAATCCTCTCCGGCGACGGGGCCTTCAGCAAGGCGGGCAGCGGCACGCTAACGCTCAGCGGCGCGAACACGTTCACGGGGGCTCTCAACCTTCAGAGCGGCACCCTGCTGGTGAACACGACGGGATCGATCGCTTCTGCATCCTCCGTCAATCTCAGCGCCGGCACGCAACTGACCTTCAGCGGCAGCGGCAGCAAGAGCATCAAGGTGCTCAATGACGGGGTCGGAGGGACCGGCACCGCATTTCTGCAGCTGGGCGCGACGCAACTCACCATCGGTCTTGGGGACGGTAGCGGCACATTCTCGGGCAGTATCACCGGGAGTGGAACCCTCACCAAGGTGGGAACCGGCACGCTCACGCTGGCGGGCACGAACAGCTCCACTGGCACCTATCGGGTCTCCGGCGGCTCCCTGACCGTTTCCGGAGGAGCGGCGATCGCAGATACCGCTTTGGTCACGGTGGATTCGGGGGCCACACTGACGCTTGCGGCGTCCGAGACCATCGGCTCCCTGAGCGGCGCGGGCAGCGTCATCGCCACGGGGGGCAGCCGTGTCCTGACGGCCGGCGGGAACAATACCAGCACCACCTTCTCCGGCACACTGTCCGCGCCGGGCCAGGGTGACAGCCTCGGTCTTACCAAGGCCGGCACCGGCACCTTCACCCTGACCGGGGACAGCAGTTACAGCGGCGGCACCACCATCTCGGGTGGCACGCTCCAACTCGGCAATGGTGGGACAACGGGGTCGATCTCCGGGAACATCACCAACAATGCCGCGCTGATCTTCAACCGCTCCGACGACATTTCCTATTCCGGGACCATTTCCGGCACCGGCACCCTGCAGAAGGCTGGGGCCGGCACGCTGACGTTCGCCGGCACCAACTCAAGCACCGGGCTCACCACCGTTTCAGCCGGCACGCTGGCGCTCACGGGCGGGATGGCCGGCAATGTCACCGTCAGTTCCGGCGCCACCTTCGTCGGCACAAGCACCGGCCTCGTCGCCGGCACGCTCACCATCGAGAGCGGCGGGACGCTGGCGGCCACGAGCGGCAACCTGTTTACCGTCGGGGGGCTGTCGCTCGCGTCCGGCTCAACAATCGATTTCACCGCCGGTACTCCCCCGACCACCGCAGCGGTGAGCGTGACCGGCAACCTCGTCCTCGGTGGCACGCTGGACGTCAGCGCGGGCACCGGCTTTGCCAGCGGCACCTACCGCGTCATCACGTATGGCGGCACCCTCACCAATAACGGTCTGACGCTGGGCACCACCTCGTCGGACAGCCTGTACTATCTCGACACTGCCACCAGCGGACAGGTGAACCTGGCCGTCGCCGTGGGCCAGTGGTGGAACGGCTCGGTGACGACAGCCGGCGGTTCCTCCGTGGCTGGGGGGAACGGGACGTGGGATGTGGCGGCGGCCACCACCAACTGGACCAATGCGGCAGGCTCGAGCGCCGATGCCTGGGGGCAGGTCGGTCTAGCACTGTTCGCCGGTACGGCGGGCACCGTTACCGTCAGCGGCGCCACGGCGCCGCAAGTGGCGGGCATTCAGTTCTTGACCGACGGCTATACCGTTACTGGCGGCCAGATCACCGTCACCGCCTTCGCGCCGGGCACGGTTCCCGCCATTCTTGTGGGCACCGGGCTCACGGCCACCATCGGCTCCGACCTCTCCGGAAGCGACGGGCTGGAGAAGACCGGCGCGGGTACGCTCATCCTCACCGGCGCGGCAGGCATCACCGGCGGCACCACCATCTCCGATGGCACACTGCAGATCGGCAATGGCGGCGCCACCGGCTCCCTTTCCGGCAACATCACCAATAATGCCGCGCTGATCTTCAACCGCTCTGACGACCTCTCCTATTCCGGGACCATTACCGGAACGGGCTCCATGGAGAAGGCGGGGGCCGGGACGCTGACGTTCACCGGCACCAATTCCAGCACCGGGCCGACCACCGTGACCGCCGGCACGCTGTCGCTGACGGGCGTCGTGTCCGGCGATATCACCGTCAACGCCGGCGCCACCTTTGCCAGCACCAGCTCCGGCATCGTCAGCGGGACGCTCACCGTTGCGGACGGCGCCACACTGACCGGCGCGAGCGGCAATCTCTTCACGGCGGGCGCCCTGACGCTCGGCGCCACGTCGACGTTTGCCTTCACCGCGGGCGCGCCCACCACCACGGCCGCGGTGGGGCTGGGCGGCAGCCTGACGCTGGACGGCGTGCTCGACATCACGGCGGGCGCCGGCTTCGCCACCGGCACTTACCGCCTGATCAACTATGGCAGCACCCTCACTGATAACGGGCTCGAAGTGGGAACAGCCCCCGCGCACAGCCTCTACGCGGTGGACACGTCCACCAGCGGGCAGGTGAACCTGGTCGTCGCGGCGGGGCAGTGGTGGAACGGGAGCACGACAACCTCCGGCGGTTCCGCCGTGGTGGGTGGCTCCGGCACGTGGGACGTGGCCGCGGCCACCACCAACTGGACGAACGAGGCCGGCTCCAGCGCGGACGCCTGGGGCCAGGGTGGGCTCGCGGTGTTCGCCGGCACGGGCGGCATGGTCATCGTGAGCGGCAGCAGCTCGCCGCAAGTGGCGGGGCTGGAATTCCTGGTGAATGGCTATGAGGTGACCGGCAGCTCGATCGAGCTTGCGGCCTTTGCCGCCGGCGCGGTCCCCTCCATCCTGGTGGAAAGCGGCCTCTCGGCCACCATCAGCTCGACCCTCGCGGGCAACGCGGGCCTGAACAAGACCGGCGCCGGCACGCTGATCGTGACCGCCCCTGGCACCTATACCGGCGGAACCACCATTTCGGCGGGCACGCTCCAGATCGGCGATGGCGGCGTGAGCGGCAGCATCGGCGGCGACATCGCCAATAACGGCACGCTGGTCATCAATCGCTCGGATAGCGTCACCTTATCCGGCGTGCTGTCCGGCAGCGGCGCGCTGACACAGGCCGGTTCCGGTACGGTGATCCTCAGCGGGGACAACACCTATACGGGTGCAACTACCGTCTCTACCGGCACGCTGCAGATTGGCGATGGCGGAACCACCGGGTCGATCGCGGGCGCCATCGCCAATAGCGGGACGGTGGCGTTCAACCGCTCGGACGATGTGGTCGCCGCCGGGGCCATCACCGGCAGCGGGTCTCTCGTGCAGCAGGGCAGCGGCAAGCTGACCCTGACCGGCGCGAACAGCGCGGCCGGCGGCACCACCGTCTCCGCCGGCACGCTGGAAATCCTGAGCGGCGTTTCCCTCGCCAGCAACATCACCGTCGCCAGCGGCGCCACGTTGCAGGGCGAGACGAGCGGCACCGCCGGCGCCGCGGTCAACGGCACGGTGAGCGTGCAGGATGGCGGCACGATCCGCGCCGCGCCCACCAGCACGCCCGGCCTCTACGGCCTGTCCATGACCGCGCTGACCTTGTCGGACAGCGCCAATGTCGATGTGGTGCTTGGCGCCAATACCGGTGTCGGCGTGCTCCAGGCCACCAGCCTGACGCTGGATGGCGTGCTGAACATCAGCAACACCGGGGCTATTGCACTCGGCGTGTACCGCCTCATCGACTACACGACGATGGTCGCCGATAACGGTCTTGAGCTTGGCTCCACACCGTCGAATTATGCCTATTCCATCAGCGTGGTGCCCAACCACGTGAACCTTAACGTGCTCGATGGCGACCTGCTCTACTGGAACGGCACAACCACGACGCCGGATGGAACGATCCATGGCGGCAGTGGCACCTGGTCCTCCAGCCTCGCCGCGACCAACTGGCTGACCTCTCCGCTCAACCAGTCGGTGGCGTGGAACAGCGAGTTCGCGGCGTTTGCCGGCACGGCGGGGCAGGTGACTGTTTCCGGCACGGTTTCCGCCACCGGCATGCAGTTCATGGTGGACGGCTATTCGCTCACCTCCGGCACGATTACGCTCGCCGCCGCCAGCGGCCAGACGCAGATCCGGGTGGGCGACGGCAGCGCCGATGGGGCCAGCTATGTGGCGACCATCGGTTCGGTGCTCGAGGGCACCACCGGCCTCGAGAAGACGGACCTCGGCACCCTGGTCCTGACGGCGACCAATACCTATACGGGCGATACCACCGTCTCGGCCGGCACGCTGCAGATCGGCGATGGCGGCAGCACCGGCAGCATTCTCGGCGATGTGGCGGTGGCCTCGGGTGCAACGCTCGCCTTCAACCGCACGGACAGCCTTACCTTCAGCGGGGTCATTTCCGGTGACGGCGACCTCACCCAGGCGGGCTCGGGCACGCTTATCCTGACGGGGACCAGCAGCTTCACGGGCACCACGACGATTGCGGCGGGCACGCTCCAACTGGGTGACGGCGGCACCTCCGGCGCGCTGGCCGGCCCCATCCTGAACAATGCCGCGCTGGTCTTCGATCGGTCCGACAACCTCACCTATGCCGACGCCATTTCCGGCACGGGCACGCTGACCAAGCAGGGCGCGGGCACCCTGACGCTCACGGGAACCAACAGCTTCACCGGGGCGACCACGGTCTCTGCCGGAACGCTGGCCATCAGCGGCGGCGCCTCGCTGGCCGATGGCGCGCGCCTGACCGTCGGCGCGGGCGCGACCCTGTCGCTCGACGATGCAGATGAGACTGTCGGCTCCCTCGCCGGCGCGGGCACTGTCGCGCTGGGCAGCCACACCCTCACCGCGGGTGGCGACGGCACCAGTTCCAGCTTCTCCGGCACGCTCTCCGGCACGGGGGGCCTGACCAAGACGGGCGCTGGCACGCTTACCTTGAGCGGGACCAACACCTCTACGGGCACGACCACGGTCTCCGCCGGGACGCTGGTGGCGCAGGGCAATGCCGCGCTGGCGGACTTCAGCGCCATATCGGTGGCGAGCGGAGCGACCCTCGACCTCCAGATGACCGGCACCAAGGAACTCGGCGCGATCAGCGGCGGCGGCACCGTGCAGATGAACGCGGCGACGCTGTCCGTGGGCGCTGACAACAGCTCCGGTACCTTCTCGGGTATCCTGTCCGGAACTGGCGGCCTCACCAAGGTCGGCTCCGGCACGCTCACCCTGAGCGGTGAGAACACCTATACGGGCACGACCACCCTCAGCGGCGGCACGGTCGCCCTCACCGGCAGCGTGGCGGGCGACGTCTCGGTGGGGGATGGCGCGAGCCTTTCCGGTACGGGCAGCGTGGCGCAGACCGTCCACCTGCTCTATGGCGGCACGCTGGAGGGCGGACAGCCCACGGGCCTGACCATGGGCGGGCTCGATATGCAGTCGGGGTCAAACCTGAACGTCACGCTCGGCGCCCCCTCCGGCAGCGGCGTGTTCACGGTGAACGGCAATGTGACGCTGGACGGCACGCTGAACGTGACCCAGGCCCCGAGCTTCGGCGCCGGCATCTATCGCCTCGCCAGTTACACCGGCAGCCTGACCGACAACGGGCTCGATGTGGCCTCCCTTTCGGATGGCCTGCTCGGCGGCGTGCAGACCTCTGTGGCGGGACAGGTGAACCTGGTGGTCGAGACCACGGGCAGCCCCACCCTGTTCTGGAACGGCCCCTACACCACCGCCACCCAGACCGTGGAAGGCGGCACCGGCACATGGACGGCGGCCAGCCAGACCAACTGGACCAATGCCTCCGGCACCATAGCGCAGGACTGGAACGGCAATTTCGCCGTGTTCCAGGGCATTTCGGGCACTGTCACGGTGGACGCCAGCAACGGGGCGGTCACCGCCAGCGGCATGCAGTTCGTGGACAGCGGCTATCTGGTGACGGGCGCCGCGATCACGCTCACCGGCACGGGCCGCGCGACGATCCGCGTGGGCGACGGCACCGAGGCGGGCGCCGCCACGGAAGCGACCATCGAAAGCGTCCTCGCCGGCTCCGCGGGCTTTGAGAAGACGGATCTCGGAACGCTGATCCTGTCGGGAGCCAACACCTATACGGGCGGCACCACCATTTCCGGCGGTACGCTCCAGATCGGCGCGGGCGGCGCGTCGGGCGCGATCCTGGGCGATGTGGTGAACAACGCCGCGCTCGTTTTCAACCGGTCGGACACGACGAGTTTCGACGGCGTGATCTCGGGCACCGGCTCGGTCACGCAGCTGGGTAGCGGTGAACTCGCCCTGACGGGCGTGAACACCTATTCCGGCGGGACCACCGTAGGCGCGGGCACGCTGCGCATCGCATCCGGGCAGGCGCTGGGTACGGGCGCCGTGACCATCGACCGGGGCGCCACCCTGCGCGCGAGCGGCAGCTTCACCCTCGCCAACAATGTGCTGCTCGCCGACGTGGTGTCCGCGCCCTCCGATGCGGCCATCGCGGTGGATGCGGCCGAGACGCTCATTCTCTCGGGCGTGATCTCCGGTGGCGGCAATCTGGACAAGACCGGCACCGGAACGCTCATCCTGACTGGCACGAACACCTATACGGGAACGACCAGCATAACGGCGGGCACGCTCCAGATCGGCGATGGCGGGACGACTGGCTCCATCATCGGCAACATCGTCAACGACGGTATCCTGGTGTTCAACCGGTCCGACAGTTACGCGTTCACGGGAAGCATCACCGGCTCGGGTGCGGTGATCTTCGCCGGGGGCACGGTGGAGTTCTCGGCGCCCTATACCGGGGCGGTCGCGGTGGACGGCAGCACCGTCGAGTTGAGCTCGGGCACAACCACCACCTCGCCCTTCACGGTCAATAGCGGCGGCGTTCTGAGCGGCACGGCGACCATTGGCGGGCTCACGGTCAATAGCGGGGGCACGGCGGCGCCGGGCTATTCACCGGGCACGCTCACGGTGAACGGAACCGTCGCTTTCAATGCGGGGTCCGTCTACGCGGTGGACCTGACGCCGGAAGGCGCCCACGACCTCATCGTCGCCACCGGCGATGTGACCGTGTCCTCCGGGGCCAGCGTCGTCGTGAATGCGACCGAGGGCAGCTATGCCCGTAGCGGGCAGGTGACGATCCTGAGCACGGCGGGAACGCTGACGGGCACGTTTGGAAGTGTGACCTCCAATTATGCCTTCCTGACGCCGTCCCTCACTTATGATGCGCAGAACGTCTATCTGAGCTTCGTCTATAACGGCATGCAGCTGGTGGACTATGCGCAGACCGCCAACGAGATCAATGTGGCGGTGGCGGCGCAGCAACTGAGCGATACCAATCCGGTGCTCGAGGCCCTCTATGGCCTCACGGATTCGCAGGTGGCGCCGGCGCTGAACCAGCTCTCGGGCGAGATCTATCCCTCGGTGAGCACGGTCATCCAGCAGGAGAGCATCTATCTGCGCGATGCCGTGGGTGCGCGGTTGCGCCAGTCCGCGACGGATGACGAGACTGGCGCCCTCTCCTATGCGGCGAAGGCCGCCGGGCCGGCCACGGCGGCCCTTGGCAAGGATCTCACCCCGATCCTGTGGGCACAGGGCTACGGGGCTTGGGGCGATGCCTACGGTGATGGCAATGCCTCGACCATCTCCTCGTCCATGGGCGGCTTCCTGGCCGGTGTCGACGCGGACATTGGCGGCAATGTGCGGGCGGGCATTGTGGCGGGCTTCAGCGAGACCCAGTTCGATGTCGATGCGGCCTCGTCCTTCGGCTCGATGGATAGCTACGATGTGGGCGTCTATCTCGGTGGCCAGTTCGGCGCGCTCGGGCTGCGAGGCGGCGCATCCTATAGCTGGCACGACATCGACGTGACGCGCACCGTCGCCTTCACCGGCTTCTCTGGAACGGAGAGCGGAAGCTACACACTGGGCACGACACAGGTGTTCGGCGAGGCCAGCTACCGGCTGGCTTTCGGGGCCTATGAGTTCGAGCCCTTTGCGGGTCTGGCTTATGTCAACGTCTCCAGCGGCTCGACCAATGAGAGCGGCACCAATGGAGCGGGTCTGGCGATCAATGTGGAGAGCATGAGCACGCTCTACACAACGCTGGGCGCGCGGGTGGCGACAAGCTTCCTTATGGGCGGGCGCGCCCTCACCCCGAGCGTGACCCTGGGCTGGCAGCATGCTTTTGGCGACACGACCCCCACCGCCAACATGCGCTTCCTGGATGGCGCGACGCTCTTCACCACGCAGGGCGTTCCTCTCGCCGAGGATACCTTCGTGGTGGGAGCAGGGATTGCCTATGCTCTCTCGGACCTCGCCTCCATCCAGGTGAACTATTCCGGGCAGCTTGCCTCGCAGGCCAGCCAGAACGCCTTCTGGGCGCAGTTCTCCCTCAGGTTCTGA